The window CCCTCTGCAATCATCAATCGAAGATCACCACCGTCGAGAGAAATTTCTTTATCGTTTAGGAGTAGGACGCACTTTCTTTCTGTGCCAGGCAACAAATCTATAACTTTTTTGCAGTTTTCCAGGTCGGCCACGATGATATCTGGATGCATACCGATTAAGCTCTCAAGGCCACCGTTTTCGGTAGAAACTCCTAAAACGTTAATTTCGTCATCTTCTTCTAAAAGTTTGCAAATACCTTCAGCATATAAATGGACTTGACAACAGATAGCGACGCTTACTTCCATAGCCTCCTCCCATCTCCCACGTAACACCCACTCTCCTCAAAGCCTCAGGATGGGCTCCTTGAAACCTACTGACATGATTCCATTGTTAAAACCTATCATCAAATATTATTGGCGCAAGCAAATGACGGCTAAATTAATGTTTTTGCGTTATTTTTTTTCGATTTCAGCTTTTCTCGGCCGACGTTTATGTATTTAAAATCTCCTACAACGTTAGGATCAATGTGACGATAACGCGTTCCATAAAACTTTAGTTTTATGGCTGATCTTTTGTGTGTGGCTATTGTGCGTACTAAAGGTGACAAATAAAACACACCTCAAGTTTGAGGAAAATTTCAGCCCTTGTTGAAGAAGAAAAACAACACCAGACCGAAAGTTTTTATTGGTTGAATAATTCCGGCAAGTTGAGCCTATCAAACCAATGAAAAACATACCCCAACTAAAGGCTTGGCATGTAACCTGCTAAATAATAAAAGAAATATTTTCGAAAAAGGCAAAACCAGGGAGACCTGGTGACGCAAAGCCATGGGCCCAAGTTCAACGGGTAGCCAGGCTGCCGAATGATTTAAGTGTGATTTAAAACGCTCATCTCTGCCGGCGAGATGAGCGTTTTTTTGCGTTTAGGACATAACCAAAAACCGGTTGTAACCACATAGACATCCAGATGCTTACCGAATCAGGCAAATTTCAAGCTTCAAATGGAGAACAAAGAATGAAGAACTTGGCATGTAACAACACAAAACAGAAGCTATCGACAATGATCATTGGCCTCACCCTACTCCTTATGAGTGTTGCAAATATTTCATTTGCAAAAGATGTCACACTGGCCTGGGACGCAAATCAGGAGTCAGATGTAGCCGGGTATAAAGTTTACTACGGAACAAATCCAGGAACCTACACTGGGGCTGAAGCAATGGAAGGCCCCTCGCCAGTCGAAATGGGCAACGGAACCAGCGCAACCTTTGTGGGTCTTGACGACACCAAGACACATTATTTCACTGTAACCGCTTTTAACTTTAACGGAGAAGAGAGCGCATACGCAAACGAAGTCAACGCCCCAGCTCGGTCAAATGAAGATTCCGATGGGGACGGCTATGTTTATTCCGTTGACTGCGACGACTACAATGCTGCGATCAACCCGGGTGCGTCTGAAATCCCCGGCAATGGCATCGACGAGAACTGCAACGGCATGGCAGATGATGTTGTTACCACCGCCCCTGCAGGTGCCATAGAAGCGGAAAGCGGCTCCCTGACGGCACCGATGCAAATTGTTGCCGACAGTGCAGCGGCAGGCGGACGTTATATCCAGACAACCACCTTTAGCGCGGGCTCCGCGGTTTACAACTTCAATGTTCCCACGGCCGGTCAGTACAAGTTCGTCGCCAGGACCATGGCCCTCGACGGAACTTCGGACTCGTTCTTTATCAATGTTGATGGTGCGGGCGATGTTCGATGGAAAGTCCCCGGCGCATATAATGTCTGGAGCGAAGGCGAAGTGACCACGATGGAACTTGCCGCAGGCGCTCATACAATCAGCTTCAACGGCCGCGAGACGAATACCAAGCTCGACTATTTCTACGTGGTCAAAGTCGGTGATGTAACTCCCACGACCGATGCCGATCAAGACGGTTACGATGTTAACGGCGACTGCAACGACAATAATCCAGCAATCAACCCCGGCGCTCAGGAAATCACCTACAATGGTGTTGACGAGAACTGCAACGGCATGGCCGACGATGACGACCTGGACCTGGATGGCTACAGCTTTGCACAAGAGTGCAACGACCAGGATGCCAGCATCAACCCGGGTGCGACTGAAATCCCCGGCAATGGCATTGATGAAAACTGCAACGGTATGGACGATGATGTTGTCACCAACGCCCCTGCAGGTGCCATAGAAGCGGAAAGCGGCTCCCTGACGGCACCGATGCAAATTGTTGCCGACAGTGCAGCGGCAGGCGGACGTTATATCCAGACAACCACCTTTAGCGCGGGCTCCGCGGTTTACAACTTCAATGTTCCCACGGCCGGTCAGTACAAGTTCGTCGCCAGGACCATGGCCCTCGACGGAACTTCGGACTCGTTCTTTATCAATGTTGATGGTGCGGGCGATGTTCGATGGAAAGTCCCCGGCGCATATAATGTCTGGAGCGAAGGCGAAGTGACCACGATGGAACTTGCCGCAGGCGCTCATACAATCAGCTTCAACGGCCGCGAGACGAACACCAAGCTCGACTATTTCTACATGGTCAAAGTCGGTGATGTCACTGTGTTGGATGCCGACAAAGACGGTTACGACGTCAATAGCGACTGCAACGATAATAATCCAGAGATCAACCCCGGCGCTCAGGAAGTCACTTATAATGGTGTTGACGAGAACTGTAACGGCATGACCGACGATGACGACCTGGACATGGATGGCTACAGCCTTGCACAAGAGTGCAACGATCAGGATGCCAGCATCAACCCGGATGCGACTGAAATCCCCGGCAATGGCATCGACGAGAACTGCAACGGCATGGCCGATGATGCAGCGGTAGACACAGTTGCTCCAACGATTACCAGCATCAACCCTGCCGACGGCACCCAACTCAAGGGACGCTGGTGCACGATTCAAGTCGAGGCGACTGACGATGTAATTGTTATGAAGATTGAAATTTACATCGACGGAACACTTGCACTGGAAGAACCGGGGAATATTGCGCAAATGCCGCTGGACCTTAAAACAATATCTAAAGGAAACCACACCATCTCAGCGAAAGCTTACGATCAGGCCGGGAATGTGGATACGCATACCATTACTGTAGTAAAGTAAACAAGAAAAGAAAAACTAGGGGTAGGGGTTGCTTTTTGCCCCTCCCCAACCCTAAAAATAAAAAAAGTCCGAGTTAAATCTCAAGGAGACTAGTAATGATTATAAAAACAATAACAACAAAAATGAAAAGAACCTTATTTTCAACCTTATCCATGAAACGCTACTTAATCACTTTCGCACTCGCATTGAGTGTAGTCACATCAATGTCGGGACTTGCATATGCCCTTCCAGCATTCCCTGGCGCAGAAGGATTTGGATCAACCACTATAGGTGGACGGGGCGGTAGGGTTATCCATGTTACTAATCTCAATAATAGCGGGCCAGGGAGTTTCCGCGCAGCAGTTGAAGCTTCTGGTCCTCGAATCATTGTTTTTGATGTTGCTGGCTATATAGATATAACACGAGGGGATGAAATTGTAATTGACGAACCTTATATAACCATAGCAGGGCAAACAGCACCTGGTGATGGCATAACATTCAGAGGCGAATCCATAGCCATTAAGACACACGATGTTATCTTAAGGGGTGTTAGGATTCGTGCTGGGCTTGGGGCGAGTGACGTATTACATGTATTGCCTCGTAATATTCCAGGTGCTGTAGAAGTTTATAACGTTATTATCGATCATTGTTCCTTGAGTTGGTCACCGGATGAAAACTTCGGTGTTTGGTATGATGCTCATGATATTACCCTCCAAAGAAACATAATAAGCGAAGGTCTAGGTGGAACTGAGCAAACCCCCCAAGGGAAAGGTGCATTATTCGGTAGCGAGGATGCACCCGGTGGCTTACCTAGCAACATCTCCTTTCACCACAATCTTATGGCGCACAATGCCGATAGAAGTATTAGGACAAGCGTATATACAGAAGTTGAGATGATCAATAACCTCATTTATGGGTGGAACTATTGGGCAACCAGAGCCGGTGCAGCTATGAATATTATTGGCAACCACTATATAAAGTCTCCGGCAACAGGAGGTGGTGAGCCTGTACGTGTTAATGAAGCTGGCCCTAATACCATTTATGTTCTTAACAATATAGGCCCTGGTAGACCGACTAACACAGGTGATGAGTGGGATATTGCTAGGGCGAGTGAGAGTTCCGCACAAGCAAGTTCCCCGACATTCCCTTTATCGAACGTAACCATTAATAACGTTAAAGATGTCTATGATAATATTCTTGCAGATGTTGGTGTGACTGCCCCTGCACAGGATGATGTCGATATCAGAATTATCAATGATGTTATTAACAAAACTGGGACATGGGACATTGATAATCCAAATCAGGTTGGTGGCTATCCTACCTTAGATGCAGGAACGAACCCAAAGGACACCGATAATGATGGAATGCCGGATAGTTGGGAGATTGCTAGAGGACTAAATCCATCAAGCGCATCAGATGTAAATGGTGACGATGATGGGGATGGCTACACCAATATTGAGGAATATATAAATAGCTTTTATGCTACGCTTGGAGGTGACAGGCCGTCACCACCCAGAAACCTCAAAATCACCAGTCTAAATCAATGATGGTCAGATCCTGAATAGTCCTTTCAGAGGCCCCTTGCCGCTGCAGTCCTACTTGGCAGAAGCAAGGGGCCTCTGGGTGAACCGGGTAGAGTAAAAAATCTTTCGCTTTTTTTGTCCGCGCCCCAATCGGTTTAACCTGCGTCCGCCTCCAGCATTTGTTCTAAATCCCGCTCTTTGAGCAGATCCGTATTCAGATAGCGTTTCTGGCTCCATTTGGTTCAAGCAATGTGACGCAGCCTGGCCGCGCACAGCACCAAGACGGAATGCCCGCCAGGGAAAGCGCCAACCACTTTGGTGCGACGGCGGATTTCCTTCACAATCCGCTCCAAAGCGTTATTGGTTCGAATCCGGCTGTGATGGCTGCGTGGAAAATCGTAGTACGTCAGGGACTCACAATCCTTGTCCACGGCAGTGTTCTCCATGCGGTTAGGGTTTACGCAATTTAACCTCTTGAAGCACTGCCGTGTCTTTCAAAAAAGCGAAAAATATTTTACGTTATCTTTTTTATCAGTAATGTAAACATATTGTCTCAGTCTGAAACCGGGAAAAAGGTCGGAGTCCATCGGCTCTCTCTGGCAAAAAAGTCCTTGCTGCCAACTGCCAGTCCCTCCAGCAAAAGTTAGCGGCTCTCCCTGGAGAAGCACTAGAGGGCTAATCCGGGGCCAGAAGCCGAAACTTTTCACTGTTTCCTCAATTTCCAAACTGTTTCAGGCAAAGCGGTTGAGTTCCGTCATAAGGCCCTCGCACAGGGTTCTGACGGCGGGTGTAATCTCTGGATAAACGTTTTTTGAAATGGAGTCTGGGTGAATAAATCGATAAATGCTTGAATCGGGCCTCAGACCGGAAAATTCAAACAGATGGTTGAAGAACTCATTGGGTTTGGTTGCGATATCCTCATATTTGGTGAGAATGAGATTGGGAACAGAGTATAATTTCTGTTCGATGAATATCCTGTTACGCACCCACCAGGCCAGGCACAAAAGATCAAATTCAGACAGGTGGGGGGAGTAGATCTCTCTCACGATTTCGGCGGACTCTGTTGATACGCCCTCCTGAAACCATCCCCCCCCTGTCTGGCCAGTGCAGACGATCCTAATGGCGCGGGTCGCATGGGGAAACTTTTTAAGGGCGGAGTTTGCAACATCCCGATAATCCCTGTATATCCATATAAAACATCCCTGGGGGAACCGGGCAATGAACTCCGTAGCCAGATGACTGTCGGCTATCGGCTTGAAACATACAAACGTAAACCGACTCTGTTGCACCAACTCTTCAACAACTTCGAAACTCCGAATTCGATGGTTTCGAAATGCCCGACTGTTGCGGTTTTCATCAAAGATCTCAATATCTCGATGAAGATGAAATGCATTCATGAGCATGGTCGTGCCGGACCGTTGTCTTCCAAATACGAAAACAGGTATAGTTTCACGAGGCTGTCTCAACAGATAAATTGCTTTTTTACTTGCTATTGAAAAATACTTGTTTCGTTTCTGTTTATCTAAAATCGCACTGATCTTCATGTAAAGCTCCCTTTTTTAGAGCCAGCAATCATGAACGTCTATATGCGCCACCCATCCCCAAAAAACCAGGTTCATAGAAGAGGGGCACTGCCGTGTCTTTCAAAAAAGCGAAAAATATTTTACGTTATCGTGAATCGGAGAAACATAAACATTGGCCTCGAAAGAAAGCGTTTTACAATTCATTAGGCAGCGGTGAGCTTACCCAGGATCAACGAAAAACAGTTCGTCAAAAATCGAGAAATTATATTATTGGGAAAAATACAATTTCCTGCTTGTTTTTCAACGGCCTTCCAGGGAGGCCCGATACAGTAGGTGATTCAAAATCATTGAAAGATAGCGTGGATATGATCGGCGATCAGTCAAAGCACCATAGGATTTTCTTGAAAAACTGAACCCTCCATCTGCACTCTGGTGCGTAAGAGCATGCTCAAAACATCGCTCACTTTTTTTCAAATAGTCTCCTAGGCCCAACTGATGGGCTTGGCGAAGGGCAGCTGCTAAAGCAGTTGTCCAGTAGTTGACTTCTGGGAATATTTTAAAACAGTTAAAGCGACAATGACCCTTTTCGGTCACACCTGAGGAAAGGAATCGGGCAAGTTTTTCCAAGATCGACCTGACAACAGAATCGCTGGTAAATGTATAATAATTTGCCAGGTCCATAAACTGAAATGCGTTGTATTGGTAGCACATAAAGTGGATACGCTCAAGTTCGTAGGGCAATTCGCCACTTTCAAGCTGACTGTCGGCAATAAAACGAATCATTTTTTCATTGTATTCTAGATACTTAGGATCGCCGGAAACCTGGAAGAGTTCTTCCGCCAACCAAATCACCTTGGTCGTGACGTTCGGAACCTTCACAGTCGAATGCGAATAATAGTTCGCCGCCAAACCCGCGCCGACGTGCTGAAATCCCGATTGATTAATTTGGTAGTCGAACCACTTCTGCGCCGCCTCCAAATATGAAAGCTTACCTGTTTTTTTGAAGGCAGAGATGAGACCTAGGCCAGCCCACGACCCTTCCACAGTTGAAATAAAGCCCTTTCTGAATCGAATGGGTGGATGCAGCCACGCCCCGCTATCAAGCTGATCTTCGACAATATAGTCTGCACAGCGATTGATCATATCCATGCACGACTCTTTTCCTGTCAATTCAGCTAATGCAATATTATTTCTAATCCAGTAAGCTTGTGCCTGAAGGTATCGGTAACGATCATCAAATGGTAGCCAAGACAAATAGCTTCTTGCAAAACGAGTAACGCGCCAATGGATCTTCCCGACAGGATCAGGCCCCGTTAATACATGGCCATCCCAGTGATTATCCTCAATGTAGCTGTAAAGTTTCTTGGCGGTTTCAATATACTTATTGTTCTGGGAACTCATCAGGGTCTCCATATGAAAAAGTGAGGGAGCTTGCCATAGGGAAAAGGGCTTCAATTTGGAGCGGATTTGTCGAAATCATGATCTTGCATACATATTCGATGGACCTCAAGTTGCCGCTGTACCATGACATCCAACCCAAAATTCTTCTCCAGCCTCAAACGACCAGCCTCACCCATTCGGTGAGCCACCGTTTGATTTTCGAGCAACGAGGTAATACTTTTCGCCATCCCGCCTATGTCACCAGGATCTAAAACATATCCAGTTTCACCATCTACCACCAGTTCCTCTGTTCCACCTCCACGTGTCACCACAACTGGCTTCCCTCCAGCCATATATTCCATGATCGAGTTGGAGATGCCTTCCCTGGGCGTTGAGAGAACTCCAACAGTCAGAACACTGACAATTGATTCGACATCATCACGTCGGCCTGCAAACAGTATCCGGTCAACAAAGACAGGGTCTACTTCGGACTCACACGCGGTCCTTTTTTCACCATCCCCAACGAACAGGAATGTCACATTGTTTCGTTGTCTAAGAATATGGTGGGCAGCCTTGATCAGAGCACTCTGATCCTTGAGAGCTGTAAATGATGCAACCATTCCAATTACGTATTGCGATTCAATTCCGAGCTCTTGCCGAATTATGGCAGGGTCTTTAAGATTCTTCATACGCTTAAAATCAAATCCGTTGTACACACAATATGTTTTATGCCGAGGAGGATTAAAGAAGTTTATTCCAGCCTGGGAATTACTGATAATAATATCGGAAAACGGAAACGTAATACGTGGGAAGGTCCAGCGCCTGAACCAGGGTCCCGCTCTTGACCCAGCGTTTCGGATAATATTGTTGATTAGCTTGATGCCCAACAACTTCACAACGGGAATCGCGTAAAAGGTGCACATTGATTCGCAACTGTGGACTATGTCTGGGCGATAGGCTCTGCATATCTTGAAAAGACGAAAAAATATAGTTGGGTCCTTCTTGATATGGCGCTTAAGCACACAAATATCGATAGCAAGATCGTCCAATTCTGGATATTCATTACAATCTGACAACATGACAAGCTTGTAAGAAATCTCAGGATATGCTTTCAGTCCCTTCAAAAATTCTAGCAATTGACGTTGCCGGCCGCCAGCCTTGAAACCGTCTGTGATAAAGAGAATTTTCATGGCCTGCCTCGCAATATGTAGAGTTAGTAATGATGTTCTAGGGACGATTATTTATATCTGATCGCTAAAACCATCCCACAATATAAAGATCAGGTGGAGGGCACTGTGTCTCACAGTTTGATCAATAAATAGAAGGCTTGGAACCCATTTATGTTTAAATGATATCGTCAAAAACCAAAATAACGACATGGAGTTCCAAGCCATGGCACATTGTTACACTAACTTTCCAGTCATCCCTTAATTACCTTTCCTAGTGATAACAAATGCATTAAAAATGAAATATAAATTCATAACAACACCCGATATTGAGAATAACAAGACTGTATATAGGGCATCATGAAAAATTAAATAACCTAAATAAAGCGAGAACAACCTAACAATAATAAGAAGATAATTAAAATACATTAAAAATCTGAGCTTTTGCTTAACTATATAAATTTGATTTGATGGCCGATTAATTAGCGCTATAAATAACCAAGGAGCCAAGACCTGAGCATACAATCCCGCCTCTGCCCAATTTATTCCGAAAATATATCCAAATATCCACTTCCCACCCAAAGTCAAAAGAAAAAACGGCAAAAATCCTATTGCAACGAGTCCAAGAGTGGTTTTTTTAAGACTGATATATAAGTCTCCACCCTGATTTTGTATTTCAGAAGATTTTTGTAAAAAAACTTTACCAAGAGATTGTGACATCAAACTTACAGGCCTTTTTAAAATTAGGCTTGCAAGCCCATAAAATCCCACGACTTCATTTGAATAAAAAAAGGTCAGTAAAAAAACAGGTAACGATTGAGAAATGTTATTAACGAAATTTGTTGGCATATTATATTGGGGAAACCTGCGGTAATTCCTTGCTACAATTTTCATATTTGCTAGATTTACATTATTTTTAATTTCTGGGAAAAGACCAACAATAAAATAAACAAGAAACATCGCAGCGGCAATAGAACCTAAAGCATTTCCAACAATAAGCCAGAAAGCTGATGCTGTAAATAAAAGAGCTGCGATAATTTTGGTGGATGCTGTTACAAAAGGAACAAGAAAGGTTGAAATAGCGATTATTCTAAATTTTTTCAGTCTTGTATGAAAGTAAACAAGAACATCTTTAACACTTGAACAAGCCACTACTAATGGGATAAATAGTAAGTAATTTTTGTATCCTTGGAAGCCAGTAATATTTGCAATTGGATCAATAAATAGCAGAATAAAAAGCATAAGAAGTGACGACGTAATAATAACTGTAAACATTGACAGTATGAATAAATTGTATCCCTCACTATCCTCTTTAGGCAGTACAATCGCACTACGATAACGAAAACACGCAATAACGGAAAAGGCTCCTGCAACAGCTTGGATAAAAACCATTATTCCAAATTGTTCTGGAGAATAAAGTCTTGTAATAACAGGAGCAGCAAGTAAACCAATAAATTGTGCAGCAACATTTCCAGTAAGCATAGTGGCTACACTCCTGATAAAGTTGCTTTCAATCAATCGCCTAACGACAGAATAACTAGAAAACATATTTCCATATAATTTCAAGATTCTACCTAATTGAAGATGTTATTTTTCCAAATCAATACTAATAAAAATGCCATTTCAACTAAATATAGTCATACTAAACCAACCAATTACAACAATTTATAATATTACTGAAAAACAACTCTTAATCATATCCACTCCATATTTTAATTACTGTAATACAAAAGTTTATTGAATAATTATGATGAGTGTTTGGATAAAATTGTATTATATAATCGTTCAAAGCGCCCGGCGGCTTGAGAAGCTAGGAAATTCTCCGTGGCATATGAGTGATTCGCATTTGAAATTTTTTTATATAGATCTTCATCAAGTAGCAGTTTCTCAATTAAACCTGCAATTTTTTTTGGTTTTTTACTCGCGGTTAAAAACCCATGCTTCCCAT of the Deltaproteobacteria bacterium IMCC39524 genome contains:
- a CDS encoding oligosaccharide flippase family protein translates to MFSSYSVVRRLIESNFIRSVATMLTGNVAAQFIGLLAAPVITRLYSPEQFGIMVFIQAVAGAFSVIACFRYRSAIVLPKEDSEGYNLFILSMFTVIITSSLLMLFILLFIDPIANITGFQGYKNYLLFIPLVVACSSVKDVLVYFHTRLKKFRIIAISTFLVPFVTASTKIIAALLFTASAFWLIVGNALGSIAAAMFLVYFIVGLFPEIKNNVNLANMKIVARNYRRFPQYNMPTNFVNNISQSLPVFLLTFFYSNEVVGFYGLASLILKRPVSLMSQSLGKVFLQKSSEIQNQGGDLYISLKKTTLGLVAIGFLPFFLLTLGGKWIFGYIFGINWAEAGLYAQVLAPWLFIALINRPSNQIYIVKQKLRFLMYFNYLLIIVRLFSLYLGYLIFHDALYTVLLFSISGVVMNLYFIFNAFVITRKGN
- a CDS encoding glycosyltransferase, with amino-acid sequence MKILFITDGFKAGGRQRQLLEFLKGLKAYPEISYKLVMLSDCNEYPELDDLAIDICVLKRHIKKDPTIFFRLFKICRAYRPDIVHSCESMCTFYAIPVVKLLGIKLINNIIRNAGSRAGPWFRRWTFPRITFPFSDIIISNSQAGINFFNPPRHKTYCVYNGFDFKRMKNLKDPAIIRQELGIESQYVIGMVASFTALKDQSALIKAAHHILRQRNNVTFLFVGDGEKRTACESEVDPVFVDRILFAGRRDDVESIVSVLTVGVLSTPREGISNSIMEYMAGGKPVVVTRGGGTEELVVDGETGYVLDPGDIGGMAKSITSLLENQTVAHRMGEAGRLRLEKNFGLDVMVQRQLEVHRICMQDHDFDKSAPN
- a CDS encoding sulfotransferase domain-containing protein, with the translated sequence MKISAILDKQKRNKYFSIASKKAIYLLRQPRETIPVFVFGRQRSGTTMLMNAFHLHRDIEIFDENRNSRAFRNHRIRSFEVVEELVQQSRFTFVCFKPIADSHLATEFIARFPQGCFIWIYRDYRDVANSALKKFPHATRAIRIVCTGQTGGGWFQEGVSTESAEIVREIYSPHLSEFDLLCLAWWVRNRIFIEQKLYSVPNLILTKYEDIATKPNEFFNHLFEFSGLRPDSSIYRFIHPDSISKNVYPEITPAVRTLCEGLMTELNRFA
- a CDS encoding MopE-related protein, coding for MKNLACNNTKQKLSTMIIGLTLLLMSVANISFAKDVTLAWDANQESDVAGYKVYYGTNPGTYTGAEAMEGPSPVEMGNGTSATFVGLDDTKTHYFTVTAFNFNGEESAYANEVNAPARSNEDSDGDGYVYSVDCDDYNAAINPGASEIPGNGIDENCNGMADDVVTTAPAGAIEAESGSLTAPMQIVADSAAAGGRYIQTTTFSAGSAVYNFNVPTAGQYKFVARTMALDGTSDSFFINVDGAGDVRWKVPGAYNVWSEGEVTTMELAAGAHTISFNGRETNTKLDYFYVVKVGDVTPTTDADQDGYDVNGDCNDNNPAINPGAQEITYNGVDENCNGMADDDDLDLDGYSFAQECNDQDASINPGATEIPGNGIDENCNGMDDDVVTNAPAGAIEAESGSLTAPMQIVADSAAAGGRYIQTTTFSAGSAVYNFNVPTAGQYKFVARTMALDGTSDSFFINVDGAGDVRWKVPGAYNVWSEGEVTTMELAAGAHTISFNGRETNTKLDYFYMVKVGDVTVLDADKDGYDVNSDCNDNNPEINPGAQEVTYNGVDENCNGMTDDDDLDMDGYSLAQECNDQDASINPDATEIPGNGIDENCNGMADDAAVDTVAPTITSINPADGTQLKGRWCTIQVEATDDVIVMKIEIYIDGTLALEEPGNIAQMPLDLKTISKGNHTISAKAYDQAGNVDTHTITVVK